The proteins below come from a single Desulfitobacterium metallireducens DSM 15288 genomic window:
- a CDS encoding C40 family peptidase: MKKKFFLFTSMLSSVALMGTLYFAPVAEASTLTSGQQAQNVIASAETYMGTPYLWGGTTSTGIDCSALTQKAFQAAGINLPRVSRDQYNVGSSVAAKDLKPGDLVFFSFTSNHQVSHVGIYIGDGRFINATSSKGVTISKFSSYWWQHYAGARRVL; this comes from the coding sequence ATGAAAAAGAAATTTTTCCTTTTTACATCAATGCTTTCATCAGTGGCGTTAATGGGGACTCTTTATTTCGCGCCTGTAGCTGAAGCGTCAACGCTGACAAGTGGACAGCAGGCTCAAAATGTTATCGCATCGGCTGAAACATATATGGGTACACCTTATTTATGGGGTGGTACAACATCTACGGGTATTGATTGCTCAGCTTTAACACAGAAAGCATTCCAGGCAGCGGGAATTAATCTTCCGCGGGTGAGCCGGGATCAATATAATGTTGGAAGTTCTGTTGCGGCTAAAGACCTTAAACCGGGAGATCTCGTATTCTTTAGTTTCACTTCAAATCATCAAGTAAGTCATGTCGGGATTTATATCGGCGACGGCCGATTTATCAATGCAACCTCGAGTAAAGGAGTTACCATTTCGAAGTTTAGCTCCTATTGGTGGCAACATTATGCAGGGGCAAGACGTGTTCTCTAG
- a CDS encoding xanthine dehydrogenase family protein molybdopterin-binding subunit: MMKKMIGQKIAKIDGMALATGKPAYTDDLADSNALVVKILRSPHAFARIKSIDTSRAEKVEGVEGVFTYKDVPKARFTLAGQSNPEPSPYDHLILEDLVRYVGDEVAIIAAVDEKTAVKAMNLIKVEYEILKPVLNFEEAIDNPSVVHPEEDLHLNFEIGMEKSKNIVATDIQVVGDIEKELSECDVVVEGVYYPQAQAHAMMETYRAYTYMDPHGRIVVVSSTQVPFHVRRHVARALELPASKVRVVKPRIGGGFGGKQTSAGDIFAAFVTLKTGKSAKIIYTRQETFACTTSRHAMRLKVRMGANCEGIIRALDLEVLSDTGAYGEHSSTVLGCVGHYTLPLYNKTRAIRFVGHAVYTNKMPAGAFRGYGATQGTFAVESTVNKLARKLGMDPTELRLKNIIREGEKALHWEDGQRLGSSALDRCILKGKEMIGWDEKGLRRQAGPHKVRALGMAVTMQGSGIAHIDTASAEVRLNDVGGYVLMHGATDNGMGADTILAQMAAEVLETEVDNIIVHSVDTDLSPFDPGAYASSGTYVSGSAVMKAAEDLKAKILEFGAKYLEVPIEEVELTSKAVRWIPKQESGTIEKSKTVRNSERKEVSLSELAEQSVLGIGKSQLVGQATFGSPVSPPPYVAGFAEVEVDQETGKVDLLQFVAVADCGTVINPNLARIQVEGGIAQGIGMALYEDVKYDEQGRMQSDSFMQYKIPTRRDVGKIRVAFEESYEPTGPFGAKSVGEVVANTPAPAITEAVYNAVGVRVTHLPITPEKVFMGMLQKKN, encoded by the coding sequence ATGATGAAGAAAATGATTGGTCAAAAAATCGCAAAAATTGATGGCATGGCTTTAGCAACGGGAAAGCCCGCTTACACTGATGATCTCGCAGACTCAAACGCGCTCGTCGTTAAAATCCTGCGCAGTCCGCATGCCTTTGCGCGGATTAAATCCATCGATACCTCACGCGCGGAAAAGGTTGAAGGGGTCGAGGGCGTCTTTACTTATAAGGATGTTCCGAAAGCGCGTTTTACATTAGCCGGGCAATCGAATCCTGAACCCTCCCCCTATGATCATTTGATTTTGGAAGATCTCGTCCGCTATGTCGGGGATGAAGTTGCAATTATTGCTGCTGTCGATGAAAAGACAGCCGTTAAAGCGATGAACTTGATCAAGGTTGAGTATGAAATCTTAAAACCGGTGCTTAACTTTGAAGAAGCGATAGACAATCCTTCGGTAGTTCATCCGGAAGAAGATCTTCATTTAAATTTTGAGATTGGTATGGAGAAGTCGAAAAATATCGTGGCTACCGATATTCAGGTTGTTGGCGATATTGAAAAAGAATTGAGTGAATGTGACGTTGTTGTCGAAGGCGTTTATTATCCGCAAGCTCAAGCCCATGCCATGATGGAAACCTATCGGGCATATACCTATATGGATCCGCATGGAAGAATAGTGGTGGTCAGCTCGACACAGGTTCCTTTCCATGTTCGTCGGCACGTGGCACGTGCGCTGGAATTGCCAGCAAGCAAAGTCCGCGTGGTTAAGCCGAGAATCGGGGGAGGCTTTGGCGGTAAACAAACGAGCGCAGGTGATATCTTTGCGGCTTTTGTAACCTTAAAGACTGGAAAATCCGCCAAGATTATTTATACTCGCCAGGAAACCTTTGCTTGTACCACTAGCCGGCATGCCATGCGCTTAAAAGTTCGCATGGGAGCTAACTGTGAAGGGATCATCCGGGCACTCGATTTAGAAGTCTTATCTGATACTGGAGCCTATGGAGAACATTCCTCCACCGTTTTAGGGTGTGTTGGGCATTATACTTTGCCTCTCTATAATAAGACCCGGGCGATTCGGTTCGTGGGTCATGCCGTTTATACAAACAAGATGCCAGCAGGAGCATTTCGTGGCTACGGAGCGACGCAAGGAACGTTTGCCGTCGAATCAACGGTAAACAAATTGGCCCGCAAATTAGGAATGGATCCGACAGAATTGAGGCTTAAGAATATTATCCGTGAGGGCGAAAAGGCCCTCCATTGGGAGGATGGCCAGCGTTTGGGAAGTAGCGCACTTGACCGCTGCATCCTCAAAGGAAAAGAAATGATTGGCTGGGACGAGAAGGGACTTCGCCGCCAGGCAGGACCGCATAAGGTACGCGCTTTGGGTATGGCAGTCACGATGCAGGGTTCAGGAATTGCCCATATTGACACAGCTTCTGCCGAGGTTCGCTTAAACGATGTCGGTGGCTATGTTCTCATGCATGGTGCAACCGATAATGGGATGGGTGCTGATACGATTCTCGCCCAAATGGCAGCTGAGGTTCTTGAGACAGAGGTAGACAATATCATTGTGCATTCAGTGGATACGGATCTTTCACCCTTTGATCCAGGCGCTTACGCCTCCAGCGGAACGTATGTCAGTGGTTCAGCGGTTATGAAAGCGGCTGAGGATTTGAAAGCAAAAATCCTTGAGTTTGGGGCTAAATATCTAGAGGTTCCGATCGAGGAAGTTGAGCTCACAAGCAAAGCTGTGCGGTGGATCCCGAAGCAAGAATCAGGAACGATTGAGAAATCTAAAACAGTCAGGAACTCAGAGCGAAAAGAAGTGAGTTTATCGGAGTTAGCCGAACAGTCCGTTTTGGGTATAGGGAAAAGTCAACTCGTCGGTCAGGCTACCTTTGGCAGTCCAGTTTCTCCGCCACCCTATGTTGCGGGTTTTGCTGAAGTCGAAGTTGATCAAGAGACAGGCAAGGTCGATCTTCTTCAATTTGTTGCAGTGGCCGACTGTGGGACAGTGATTAATCCAAATCTTGCTCGCATCCAAGTGGAGGGAGGAATTGCGCAGGGAATTGGCATGGCTCTCTATGAAGATGTAAAATACGATGAGCAAGGAAGAATGCAAAGCGATTCCTTTATGCAATATAAAATCCCCACACGGAGAGATGTTGGAAAGATTCGGGTTGCTTTTGAAGAGAGTTATGAGCCAACAGGCCCATTTGGCGCCAAATCCGTAGGGGAAGTTGTGGCGAATACCCCTGCTCCTGCGATTACGGAAGCGGTCTATAATGCTGTAGGCGTAAGGGTCACGCATCTTCCAATTACACCAGAGAAGGTGTTTATGGGGATGTTGCAGAAGAAAAATTAA
- a CDS encoding (2Fe-2S)-binding protein — MQIELTINDKKVTWEVAAEDFLADTLRAHGYLSVKKACDTSCCGLCTVWVEGQPILSCSMLSVRVNGKKITTLEGVQKEAAEFAQVLTAEGAEQCGFCSPGFVMNVLAMKNELKNPTEEEIIHYLIGNLCRCTGYMGQLRAVKTYLGVNSEQ; from the coding sequence ATGCAAATCGAACTCACCATCAATGATAAAAAGGTGACCTGGGAGGTTGCTGCTGAGGATTTTTTAGCGGACACCTTACGGGCCCATGGTTATTTAAGCGTAAAAAAAGCGTGTGATACGAGTTGCTGCGGACTATGTACCGTTTGGGTAGAGGGTCAACCCATCCTTTCCTGCTCCATGCTTTCGGTGCGGGTAAACGGGAAAAAGATCACGACGCTGGAAGGGGTTCAAAAAGAAGCAGCAGAATTTGCTCAAGTTTTAACGGCTGAAGGAGCGGAGCAGTGTGGCTTCTGTAGCCCAGGATTTGTCATGAATGTCTTGGCCATGAAAAATGAACTCAAAAATCCTACTGAGGAAGAAATCATCCATTACCTGATCGGGAACCTTTGCCGCTGTACAGGCTATATGGGACAGTTGCGGGCGGTTAAGACCTATCTGGGGGTGAATTCGGAACAATGA
- a CDS encoding FAD binding domain-containing protein, translated as MFTIRDLVQPETLEEAYTTLMNRKPNTVLGGCAFLKMGSKRIGTAIDLSSPNLDLKGIREHEESFEIGAMTTFREVETYPAFQKYFQGILPQAVRSIIGVQFRNGVTVGASVFSKYGFSDLITALLALDAEVELYHGGRMRLQTFLEQPYAKDILTKVWIPKNARKSSYQSLRNSVSDYAILNVAVSEFEGQWRIVVGARPQCARVADKASQKLSELASTNEALLSSDEKSMETIETIAKLAAEELSFGTNLRGSAEYRQALCPVLVKRAIMEVL; from the coding sequence GTGTTCACAATACGTGACTTAGTTCAACCAGAAACACTTGAAGAAGCTTATACGACGCTGATGAACCGCAAACCGAATACGGTTTTGGGCGGTTGCGCGTTCTTAAAGATGGGATCAAAGCGAATTGGAACAGCAATTGATTTATCGAGCCCTAATTTGGACCTTAAGGGAATTCGTGAGCATGAGGAAAGCTTTGAAATTGGAGCGATGACAACCTTTCGAGAAGTGGAAACCTATCCCGCGTTCCAGAAATATTTTCAGGGTATTCTTCCCCAAGCAGTTCGGAGTATCATTGGCGTGCAGTTCCGCAATGGCGTGACGGTGGGAGCTTCCGTTTTTTCCAAGTACGGCTTTTCAGATTTAATCACAGCCTTGCTCGCCCTTGACGCTGAAGTAGAGTTATATCATGGTGGGCGAATGAGGTTGCAAACCTTTTTAGAGCAACCCTATGCAAAAGATATTTTAACGAAGGTCTGGATTCCAAAGAATGCTCGGAAATCATCCTATCAAAGCTTGCGGAATTCCGTCAGTGATTATGCGATTCTGAATGTCGCAGTTTCTGAATTTGAAGGTCAATGGCGAATCGTCGTTGGAGCTAGGCCGCAATGCGCTAGGGTTGCGGATAAGGCGTCTCAGAAGTTGTCCGAACTCGCTAGCACAAACGAAGCTCTCTTATCGAGTGATGAAAAGTCTATGGAGACGATTGAGACCATTGCTAAGCTTGCTGCTGAGGAGCTTTCGTTTGGAACGAATCTACGGGGAAGTGCTGAATATCGTCAAGCTCTTTGTCCAGTATTGGTTAAAAGAGCCATTATGGAGGTACTTTAA
- a CDS encoding nucleotidyltransferase family protein, with the protein MVRFVVMASGQATRMGQDKLALPWRNTTVLGYVLEVIFQTLKGFSLDIPCEVWVVARKSMRQYMNPAQLSENWGDPDQVKRVWIKEPQPHPLSTTLRLGLDDLSERIQGICFVPGDQVGLEPIQFTQLMERFLENQPDFLIPWVESSEGIKGSPVFFHRRYLEELRSLQGEQGGRVVLHRYPERWQRFAIPAEFLEDVDTIQDYERLFDF; encoded by the coding sequence GTGGTACGATTTGTGGTGATGGCCTCAGGGCAAGCAACGCGGATGGGTCAAGATAAATTAGCCTTGCCCTGGAGAAACACCACGGTTCTAGGATATGTACTTGAGGTTATCTTCCAAACGCTTAAAGGGTTTAGCTTAGATATTCCTTGTGAGGTTTGGGTAGTGGCACGCAAATCGATGAGGCAATATATGAATCCAGCGCAGCTAAGTGAAAACTGGGGGGACCCAGATCAGGTAAAGCGAGTCTGGATCAAAGAGCCTCAGCCACACCCTCTTTCGACAACATTGCGTTTAGGACTGGATGATCTGTCGGAAAGAATCCAGGGGATTTGTTTCGTACCCGGGGATCAGGTGGGTTTGGAGCCTATTCAATTTACTCAGTTGATGGAGCGTTTTTTAGAGAATCAACCTGACTTTTTGATTCCCTGGGTGGAGTCCTCCGAAGGGATTAAAGGTTCTCCTGTATTCTTTCATCGCCGCTATTTGGAGGAATTGCGCTCTCTCCAAGGCGAGCAAGGGGGTAGGGTTGTTCTTCATCGTTACCCTGAGCGCTGGCAGAGGTTTGCCATTCCAGCGGAATTTTTAGAGGATGTGGATACGATTCAAGATTATGAGCGATTGTTTGATTTTTGA
- the yqeC gene encoding selenium cofactor biosynthesis protein YqeC: MERCLWDMVGKARVVTFIGAGGKTTCLSRLTEEISQAEKPVIATTTTKVYPLAFSSLWQNADGFSPPKTGMPCFWYANLEAESGKWMGIPVDILDQAIQKEFGKSFWVIEGDGARERQLKCWASYEPQIPHLTESAVLVIDGRLWGKKLQAREIHRPELYPHLIGEIWRPELAWQYILTSPMFYSEYQKISWSVLFNRWGDPGRRSSQDLGNDELRGLIKVGEEFLGREHLSDSHRPQHLRIASGNAKEGNLQWYDLW; the protein is encoded by the coding sequence ATGGAAAGATGTCTTTGGGACATGGTGGGTAAGGCGCGGGTGGTGACCTTCATCGGAGCAGGTGGTAAAACAACGTGCCTAAGCCGTTTAACCGAGGAGATTTCGCAGGCTGAGAAGCCTGTGATTGCCACAACCACGACAAAAGTTTATCCCCTCGCTTTTTCTTCGCTTTGGCAAAATGCGGACGGATTTTCGCCTCCGAAAACGGGTATGCCCTGTTTCTGGTATGCGAATCTCGAGGCAGAGAGTGGAAAATGGATGGGGATCCCTGTAGATATTCTCGACCAGGCCATTCAGAAAGAGTTCGGTAAGAGTTTTTGGGTGATTGAAGGGGATGGAGCACGGGAACGTCAACTCAAATGTTGGGCATCATACGAACCCCAAATTCCCCATTTAACGGAAAGCGCTGTACTCGTAATTGATGGACGATTATGGGGTAAAAAGCTCCAGGCGAGGGAGATCCATCGTCCTGAACTTTATCCTCACCTTATAGGAGAAATTTGGAGGCCAGAGCTGGCTTGGCAATATATTTTGACCTCCCCGATGTTTTACTCAGAGTACCAGAAGATTTCCTGGTCTGTTCTCTTTAATAGGTGGGGTGACCCAGGAAGAAGATCGAGTCAGGACTTAGGAAATGACGAACTTCGTGGACTAATCAAAGTGGGAGAAGAATTTCTTGGGCGAGAGCATCTTTCTGATTCACATCGACCTCAACATTTGCGAATCGCTTCAGGGAATGCGAAGGAGGGAAATCTTCAGTGGTACGATTTGTGGTGA
- a CDS encoding nucleobase:cation symporter-2 family protein: MANVTGKHPVDEMLPAGRLFLYGLQHVLAMYAGAVAVPLIIAAAAGLTKEQTAFLINADLFTCGIATLLQTLGIWKLGIRLPVIQGVTFAAVTPMVMMAKAGGMPMIFGSVIIAGLVTFLLAPFFSKLLRFFPPVVTGSVITVIGVSLLPVGVNWAAGGVGNKNYGSLTFLAVAGIVLVTILLINKYLKGFLANIGVLIGLLVGMVVAIPLGLVDFSGVSTAPWMGIDTPFYFGVPVFDMGSIIAMILVMLVVMVESTGDFLAIGEMVDKHIGEEELTRGLRADGAATMLGGIFNAFPYTAFAQNVGLVGLTGVKSRFVVAMSGIILVAMGLFPKLATIIASLPNAVLGGAGIAMFGIVAASGIKTLSKVDFDKNSHNLFIVAISIGIGLIPLVAPDFFKLFPNWSQTVLHSGITLGSLTAIILNAFFNGSGKNDTDDEMKKKLSGNTGMMQH; encoded by the coding sequence ATGGCTAATGTAACGGGTAAACATCCAGTTGATGAGATGCTGCCTGCAGGGAGACTCTTCCTGTATGGATTACAACATGTTCTAGCGATGTACGCTGGAGCAGTCGCTGTTCCTTTAATTATTGCAGCAGCAGCAGGTCTCACCAAAGAACAAACTGCTTTTCTAATCAATGCGGACTTATTTACATGTGGTATTGCAACTCTTCTTCAAACGTTAGGAATCTGGAAATTAGGAATTCGACTCCCAGTTATTCAAGGCGTTACCTTTGCGGCAGTGACACCGATGGTGATGATGGCAAAAGCAGGGGGTATGCCCATGATTTTTGGTTCAGTCATCATAGCGGGTTTAGTGACGTTTTTACTAGCTCCATTTTTTAGTAAACTCCTTCGATTTTTCCCTCCCGTCGTCACGGGAAGTGTCATCACAGTTATTGGAGTTTCGCTTCTTCCTGTCGGTGTGAACTGGGCAGCTGGGGGAGTCGGTAATAAGAATTATGGGTCATTAACGTTTTTAGCAGTTGCGGGTATTGTGTTGGTGACGATTCTTCTAATCAATAAGTATCTTAAAGGTTTTCTTGCTAATATTGGGGTTTTAATTGGACTCTTGGTGGGTATGGTTGTGGCGATTCCTCTCGGACTTGTGGATTTCTCCGGAGTGAGCACTGCACCTTGGATGGGGATCGATACCCCCTTCTATTTTGGAGTGCCAGTGTTTGATATGGGTTCTATCATTGCTATGATCTTAGTCATGTTAGTCGTTATGGTCGAATCAACAGGTGACTTCTTGGCGATCGGGGAAATGGTGGACAAGCATATTGGTGAAGAAGAATTGACTCGGGGACTTCGGGCTGATGGCGCTGCCACAATGCTGGGCGGTATATTTAATGCATTCCCGTACACAGCCTTTGCTCAAAATGTAGGGCTAGTCGGCCTTACTGGAGTAAAAAGCCGGTTTGTGGTAGCGATGTCCGGTATTATTTTAGTCGCTATGGGGCTGTTTCCTAAATTAGCAACGATTATTGCTTCCCTACCAAATGCAGTCCTTGGGGGTGCAGGGATTGCCATGTTTGGAATTGTTGCGGCAAGTGGGATTAAAACCTTATCCAAAGTTGATTTTGACAAGAATTCTCATAATCTTTTTATTGTCGCAATCAGTATTGGTATCGGCCTTATTCCTTTAGTTGCTCCTGACTTCTTTAAACTGTTCCCGAACTGGAGCCAAACCGTGCTTCATAGTGGAATTACGCTCGGTTCGTTAACCGCTATCATCTTAAATGCATTCTTTAACGGCAGTGGAAAAAATGACACCGATGACGAAATGAAAAAGAAGTTATCCGGTAATACAGGAATGATGCAACATTAA
- a CDS encoding ATP-binding protein encodes MKAHLFVNHHIRVRVISILLIISFVFIMSYILLFQQLKQEHQAEIDKKEHFTDMAATSVDDFLISHKVVLQRLASLDSVKQERRTEITQTLQDIALAQSKATLFWVANEKGTVVGKYPDTKADQNILDRDYFKEAMKGKTTVSGPYKGRITGKEVIIITVPYYRDNKVVGLVGMSVPLSELQNILDNVMEDQPGYAALVNYEDGQVLSHPELEQYRKTYSFEDSPLYQEIRVKKLTNGYFENDQEQNVHSFITLKEAPWVVILVQPLEEFNFAINQQRERNFTILILLILFLVIITHYLLILRDMENAEKNKQTEKLALVGELAAGIAHEIRNPLTSIKGFAQLIYEKRGQDLPPFYYETILEELDRIDLIVGEMVVLAKPAPETKRKVDLDKVLQDSVNLMSYQANLKEVQLVLNVEPGTLYIEGVVGQLKQVFINLIKNAIEAIENKGTVTIQARRQGEEVIITVEDTGPGMDKDVIKKLGTPFFSTKEKGTGLGLTITYRIIQNHKGKISVQSKKGVGTKFTISWSVSRS; translated from the coding sequence TTGAAAGCACATTTATTCGTAAACCATCATATACGAGTTAGAGTGATCAGTATTCTTCTAATTATCAGCTTTGTTTTCATCATGAGCTATATTCTCCTTTTTCAGCAACTCAAACAGGAGCATCAGGCTGAAATTGATAAGAAAGAACATTTCACAGACATGGCAGCCACTTCTGTGGATGACTTTTTGATAAGTCATAAGGTTGTGCTTCAGAGACTGGCTTCACTTGATTCCGTCAAACAGGAACGGCGAACGGAGATTACGCAGACTTTGCAGGATATCGCGCTCGCTCAATCGAAAGCGACTCTGTTCTGGGTTGCTAATGAAAAGGGAACAGTGGTGGGTAAATATCCTGATACTAAAGCGGATCAAAACATTCTAGATCGTGATTATTTTAAGGAAGCCATGAAAGGAAAGACCACTGTAAGTGGGCCTTATAAAGGACGGATTACGGGAAAAGAGGTTATTATAATCACAGTGCCCTATTATCGAGATAACAAAGTAGTAGGGCTTGTTGGAATGTCAGTTCCCTTGAGTGAGCTCCAGAATATATTGGATAACGTTATGGAGGATCAACCCGGTTATGCAGCTTTGGTCAATTACGAAGATGGACAAGTCTTAAGCCATCCGGAGCTGGAACAATATCGTAAAACCTACTCATTTGAAGATTCACCGCTTTATCAGGAAATTAGGGTTAAGAAATTAACAAACGGTTATTTCGAAAATGATCAGGAACAGAATGTGCATTCCTTTATCACCTTAAAGGAAGCGCCCTGGGTGGTTATTCTTGTACAGCCTCTTGAAGAGTTTAATTTTGCAATAAACCAGCAGAGGGAACGGAATTTCACGATACTCATTTTATTGATCCTCTTTTTGGTGATCATCACTCACTATCTTCTTATCCTTAGAGATATGGAGAATGCTGAGAAAAATAAGCAAACGGAGAAATTGGCACTTGTTGGTGAACTCGCTGCGGGAATTGCTCACGAAATTCGTAATCCTTTGACGTCTATAAAAGGATTCGCACAATTGATCTATGAAAAAAGAGGACAAGATCTTCCTCCTTTTTATTATGAGACCATTCTTGAGGAACTGGATCGTATCGATCTCATCGTGGGAGAAATGGTGGTTCTCGCGAAACCCGCCCCGGAAACGAAAAGGAAGGTTGATCTCGATAAAGTATTGCAGGATTCGGTAAATTTGATGAGTTATCAAGCTAACCTGAAAGAAGTTCAATTAGTCTTAAACGTTGAACCGGGGACGCTTTACATTGAAGGTGTTGTTGGACAATTAAAGCAAGTTTTTATTAACTTGATTAAGAATGCGATTGAGGCTATCGAAAATAAGGGGACGGTTACGATTCAGGCGAGGCGACAAGGGGAGGAAGTCATAATCACAGTTGAGGATACGGGTCCAGGAATGGATAAAGATGTTATCAAAAAATTAGGTACTCCGTTCTTTTCGACGAAAGAAAAAGGGACAGGTCTAGGGTTGACGATTACCTACCGGATTATCCAAAACCACAAAGGAAAGATTTCAGTTCAGAGTAAAAAAGGGGTAGGAACGAAATTCACAATTTCTTGGTCAGTTTCTCGTTCATAG
- a CDS encoding amino acid ABC transporter ATP-binding protein, with the protein MENKEIMIQATNIHKRFKQFEALKGISLEVAKGEVVAIIGPSGSGKSTFLRCLNRLEMIDEGSIVIEGEELVTTNAEGKIQYANEPEARLICRKMGMVFQQFNLFPHLTVLQNVVEAPMTVKGVKYPEILPVAQELLRKVGLEDKMNNYPSRLSGGQKQRVAIARALAMKPDIMLFDEPTSALDPELTGEVLKAMRQLAEEHMTMIVVTHEMGFAREVANRVIFMDKGEILEEGTPEEIFEKPSQQRTQSFLNVVAK; encoded by the coding sequence ATGGAAAATAAAGAAATCATGATACAAGCCACGAATATTCATAAACGGTTCAAGCAGTTTGAAGCGCTGAAAGGCATTTCGCTCGAGGTTGCCAAAGGCGAAGTTGTGGCGATCATTGGACCCTCAGGTTCAGGAAAAAGCACTTTTTTACGCTGCTTAAATCGGTTGGAGATGATTGATGAAGGCTCCATCGTTATTGAAGGAGAAGAACTCGTAACGACAAATGCTGAGGGGAAAATTCAGTATGCGAACGAACCTGAGGCACGACTGATCTGTCGGAAAATGGGTATGGTATTTCAGCAATTTAATCTCTTCCCTCACTTAACGGTCCTTCAGAACGTGGTCGAAGCGCCGATGACCGTCAAAGGGGTTAAATATCCCGAGATATTGCCTGTGGCTCAAGAACTCTTGCGCAAAGTCGGGCTGGAGGATAAAATGAACAATTATCCTTCCCGCTTATCCGGCGGGCAGAAACAACGGGTGGCGATTGCTCGGGCTCTGGCCATGAAACCAGATATCATGCTTTTTGATGAGCCAACCTCAGCCTTAGATCCAGAGTTGACCGGTGAAGTGCTAAAAGCCATGCGACAATTAGCGGAAGAGCATATGACGATGATTGTGGTGACTCACGAAATGGGCTTTGCTCGGGAAGTCGCAAATCGCGTCATATTTATGGACAAAGGGGAGATTCTCGAAGAAGGTACCCCTGAAGAAATTTTTGAAAAGCCTTCACAACAAAGAACACAGTCTTTCTTAAATGTTGTGGCGAAATAA